The following are encoded together in the Acinetobacter radioresistens DSM 6976 = NBRC 102413 = CIP 103788 genome:
- a CDS encoding DUF58 domain-containing protein encodes MQKHIQGWLAKRFRIDGQRTLKQRDILVFMYQQGYLYLVLILITFIAGVNYANNLILGFCFLISAVLCISFYLAFKQLHQLKIEVIVPEVGRVGQAMQIEIIFYQEREIVRYLNLYYAKQIIPVLVQHKQQRFHLLVWPEERGPLHLQRLQIYSTYPFGLVRAWTYLYLEQMSWIAPQALDFKAENAAQNALKQAQDMDEFQELRDFKTGNSYHAVSWKQAARGQGLYIKVFESYPEQNKIEICYEHMPSSEHEEKLSLMMGLVDQCEQQQCPYRLVLPQDELATGSGEAQFQKAQKLLAQA; translated from the coding sequence TTGCAGAAACATATCCAAGGCTGGCTTGCCAAGCGTTTCCGGATTGATGGGCAAAGAACCCTCAAGCAGCGGGATATACTGGTCTTTATGTATCAGCAGGGTTACCTGTATTTGGTTCTCATACTGATTACTTTTATTGCCGGCGTTAACTATGCCAATAACCTGATACTGGGTTTCTGCTTTTTAATCAGTGCTGTACTTTGTATCAGTTTTTATCTTGCTTTTAAACAGTTGCATCAACTCAAAATAGAAGTGATCGTGCCTGAAGTCGGCCGGGTAGGCCAAGCCATGCAAATAGAGATTATTTTTTATCAGGAGCGAGAGATTGTACGTTATTTAAACCTGTATTATGCAAAGCAAATCATTCCAGTTCTAGTACAGCATAAACAGCAGCGTTTTCATTTACTGGTGTGGCCAGAAGAACGCGGACCATTACATTTACAGCGCCTACAGATATATTCTACTTATCCTTTCGGATTGGTTCGTGCCTGGACCTATCTTTATCTGGAGCAAATGAGCTGGATTGCTCCCCAGGCTTTAGATTTTAAAGCTGAGAATGCTGCACAAAATGCATTAAAACAGGCACAGGATATGGATGAATTTCAAGAACTACGTGATTTTAAAACGGGTAACTCTTACCATGCGGTGTCATGGAAGCAGGCTGCTCGAGGTCAGGGCCTCTATATCAAGGTATTTGAAAGCTATCCCGAGCAGAATAAGATAGAAATTTGCTATGAGCATATGCCAAGTTCAGAGCATGAGGAAAAACTGAGTTTAATGATGGGGCTGGTAGATCAATGCGAACAGCAACAATGCCCTTATCGTTTGGTTTTACCACAGGACGAGCTGGCCACCGGATCAGGTGAGGCTCAATTTCAGAAAGCACAAAAATTACTGGCGCAGGCTTAA
- a CDS encoding AAA family ATPase, which translates to MWGTNRLQKNEKDQQNKKLARQIGEYASQIDSFLQQINTIILDKPQQTKLALSCLLAGGHVLFEDLPGLGKTTLSSALAHIAGLRFQRIQFTNDMLASDVIGINIFNQAEHIFEFKPGPVFTQILLADEINRCSPKTQSALLEAMEEGCVTVDGVRHALPQPFWVIATQNPLFQSGTYALPESQLDRFLMRLSLGYPSRQAERILLQQDSRQALISTIEHVFSQQDILNLQQLARNIYLSDVVLDYILDLAEMTRKGRHGLSTRGILALKKATQAYALLEKRSYATTDDVQAVFNAVVSHRLGTTDAESYKLLQSVAVS; encoded by the coding sequence ATGTGGGGAACCAACAGGCTTCAAAAGAATGAAAAAGATCAACAGAATAAAAAACTAGCCAGGCAGATAGGAGAGTATGCCTCACAAATAGACAGCTTTTTACAGCAGATCAATACCATTATTCTGGATAAACCGCAGCAAACCAAATTGGCCTTAAGTTGTTTGCTAGCAGGTGGGCATGTCCTGTTTGAAGACTTGCCCGGATTAGGTAAAACTACTTTATCGAGTGCATTAGCGCATATTGCCGGTTTAAGATTTCAGCGTATACAGTTTACCAATGACATGTTGGCCAGTGATGTAATTGGAATTAATATATTTAATCAGGCTGAACATATTTTTGAGTTTAAACCAGGCCCGGTTTTTACCCAGATTTTACTGGCTGATGAGATTAACCGTTGTAGTCCGAAAACACAGAGTGCCTTGCTGGAGGCTATGGAGGAAGGTTGTGTCACGGTAGACGGTGTCCGACATGCTTTACCTCAGCCATTTTGGGTGATTGCTACACAAAACCCTTTATTCCAGAGTGGAACTTATGCCTTGCCAGAGTCCCAGCTGGACCGTTTTTTAATGCGATTATCCTTGGGCTATCCATCGCGCCAGGCAGAAAGGATTCTGTTACAACAGGACTCGCGTCAGGCATTAATATCAACAATTGAGCATGTCTTTAGCCAGCAGGATATTCTGAATCTTCAACAACTGGCACGTAATATTTATTTAAGTGATGTAGTGCTGGATTATATTCTGGATTTGGCTGAAATGACCCGTAAAGGCCGACATGGGTTATCTACCCGCGGAATATTGGCCTTAAAAAAAGCTACGCAGGCCTATGCTCTATTAGAAAAGCGCAGTTATGCGACTACAGATGATGTACAGGCCGTATTTAATGCTGTGGTTTCTCATCGTCTCGGAACAACTGATGCAGAAAGCTATAAGCTTCTGCAAAGTGTGGCGGTTAGTTAG
- a CDS encoding YbdD/YjiX family protein, protein MKLKLAKNSTTVLAKIIKFTLLSQKHLIFSPKNWSRIATLWQRLQQSFRLMVGVPDYQTYLEHMKQHHPDLEAMDAKTFYRHCVDSRYPSAGGDLKKCPC, encoded by the coding sequence ATGAAATTGAAGCTTGCAAAAAATAGTACGACTGTTCTGGCAAAGATAATCAAGTTTACACTTTTGTCGCAAAAGCATCTGATTTTCTCTCCAAAGAACTGGTCACGTATCGCGACTTTATGGCAACGTTTGCAACAAAGTTTTCGCCTGATGGTAGGGGTGCCTGATTATCAGACTTATTTAGAACACATGAAACAGCACCATCCAGATCTTGAAGCAATGGACGCTAAAACATTTTATCGCCACTGTGTAGATTCACGTTATCCATCGGCAGGTGGAGATTTAAAAAAATGTCCATGTTAG